GCGATGCTCGCGGGTGCGCGCGAGGTCTACCTGATCGAGGAGCCGATGGCGGCCGCGATCGGCGCCGGCCTCCCCGTCACCGAGCCCTCCGGCAACATGATCATCGACATCGGCGGCGGCACGACCGAGGTCGCCGTGATCTCGCTCTCGGGCATCGTGTACTCGAACTCGACGCGCGTCGGCGGCGACAAGATGGACGACGCGATCATCCAGTACGTGAAGCGCACCCACAACCTGCTGATCGGCGAGCGCACGGCCGAGCTCATCAAGATGGAGATCGGCACCGCCTATCCGACCGGCGAGCCGCAGTCGATGGAAGTGAAGGGCCGCGACATCGTGGCCGGCGTGCCGAAGACGCTCGAGATCAAGTCCGAGGAGGTGCTCGACGCGCTCGCCGAGCCGATCAGCGCGATCGTCGAGAGCGTGAAGGCCGCCCTCGAGCGCACGCCGCCCGAGCTCTCCGCCGACATCGTCGACAAGGGCATCGTGCTGACGGGCGGCGGCTCGCTCCTGCGCAACCTCGACATCCTGCTGCGCGAGACGACGGGCCTCCCGGTCATGCTCGCCGAGGATCCGCTCACCGCGGTCGCCACGGGCACCGGGCGCTGCCTCGACGAGCTGCGCCTGCTGAAGGAAGTCACGATCCGCTCGCAGTAGCGGGGGATCCCCATGCCCGATCTCTGGCGTCGGCTCGGTGCGCCCATCGCGTTCGGAGCGCTGGCGCTGCTCGCCGTGCTGACGATGGTCTCGGACCGTCGCGCGATCCGCGACGACGCGCGCGACCTCCCGTGGTGGCAGGCGATCGTCCTCGAGATCACCGTTCCCGTGCAGAAGGTGCTGCTCGCGCCGGTCGACACCGCGAAGGGCGCGTGGGCGCGTTATGTCGACCTCGTCGGCGTGCGCGACGAGAACGGCGAGCTGCGCGGTCGCATCGCCGAGCTCGAGGAGGCGAACCTGCAGTTCCGCGAGGCGCTCGTCGCGAGCGGGAACCTGCAGCGCATCGCCTCGATGCGCGACGAGTTCGAGGCGCCGCTGCTGCCGAGCGAGATCGTCGGGCTCGACGTGTCGCCGTGGTTCCGCAGCGTGCTGCTCGACCGCGGCGGCGAGCACGGCGTGCGCAGCGGCAACCCCGTCATCACCGACCAGGGCGTCGTCGGCCTCGTGACCGCGACGTCGAAGCGCGCGTCGAAGACGATGCTGCTGCTCGACCGCCAGAGCGCGATCGACGGCATCGTGCAGCGGAGCCGCGCGCGCGGCATCGTGCGCGGGCGCGGCACGGGCGAGCTCGAGTTCGAGTTCGTCGTGCGCGGGAGCGACGTGCGCGAAGGCGACGTCGTGATCACGTCGGGCATGGGCGGCGTGTATCCGAAGGGGCTCCGCATCGGCGTCGTGCGCTCGGTGAGCGACGCCGGCGGCCGCCTGCTGCAGACCGCCGTGCTCGTGCCCTCGGTCGACTTCGGCCGGCTCGAGCAGGTCTTCGTCGTGCTGCGGCGCAGCGCGACGATGGACCTGCTGTTCGGCGCGCTCGGCGACGCCGACCCGGAGCCCGTCGACGCCGCGGCCGCGTCGCGCGAGGTCGAGCGCGAGATGGCGCAGGCGGTCGCGGAGCCGCCCGCGCCGTGAGGCGCGTCGCCGTCCTGCTCGCGGCGGGCCTGCTCGCGCTGATCGTGCAGAGCGCGGCCGTGCTCGTCGTGCCCTATCCCTTCTGTCCGGATCTCGGCCTGCTCGTCGTGGTCGCGCTCGGCCTGCACTGGGCGCCGCTCCCGAGCGGCTTCGCGATGGCCGCGGCGCTCGGCTACGCGACCGACGTGCTGTCGAGCTCGCTGCTCGGACAGCACGCGCTGCTGCGCCTCCTGACGTTCGCGGCCGCGCGCGTGACGGGCCGCCAGATCCACCTGCGCGGCGCGCTGCCGCTGGCCGTGTTCGCGGCCGGGCTCACCGTCGCCTACGCGGCCGCCCTGCAGGCCGTGCTCGCGTTCTTCACCAGCTCGTCGCCCGAGGTCGGCGCGGTCGGACGCACGCTCGTGCACGCGGTCGTCAACGCGCTCTTCGCGCCGCCCGTCGCCGCGCTCGTCGAGTGGCTGGCCGCGTGGTCGGGCGACGACGATCCGTCGCGCCGCACGGTGCGGCTCGAAGCGCGGGGCGCGCGGTGATCGGGAGCGCGGGGCACGACGGCCGGCTCGGCGGCGGCGACGAGGCCTTCCTCGCGCGCCGCGTCATCGTGCTCGGGCTCGGCATGGCGCTCGTGTTCTCCGTCTTCGCGATGCGGCTCTTCCAGCTGCAGGTGATCGAGGGCGCCGACCTCCGCTATCGCTCGGAGCGCAACTCGGTGCGGCTCGTGCGCCTCGAGGCGCCGCGCGGCGAGATCGTCGATCGCGAAGGGCGCGCGATCGTCGCGTCGCGCACGGCCTTCGACATCGCCGTCATCCCGAACGAGCTGCGCGACCGCGAGCGCACGCTGCGCGCGGTGAGCTCGCTCGTCGCGCAGCAGGAGCCGGAGCTCGAGAAGCTCGTCGCCGCGCGGCGCGGCCGCGAGCGCTTCCAGCCGATCGTGCTCGACGACGACGTCAGCGAGGCGCAGCGCGCGCGCGTCGAGACGCACCGCTTCGCGATGCCGGGCGTGATCGTCGAGGAGCATCCGCGCCGCCACTACCTCGAGGGCGCGCGCGCCGCGCACGTGCTCGGGCAGATCGGCGAGATCGGCGCCGACCAGCTCCGCGACGAGGCGTTCTCGGACTACCGGGCGGGCGACGTCGTCGGGCAGGCGGGGCTCGAGGCGCGCCTCGACCGCCACCTGCGCGGCCGCCCCGGCGGACGCAACGTCGTCGTCGACGTGCAGGGGCGCGAGGTCGAGCGGCTCGACGAGGTGCTGCCCGAGAAGGGCGGCCGCGTCGTGCTGACGCTCGACCTCGACCTGCAGCGCGCGGCCGAGGAGGCGTTCCGCAGCGACGACCCGGCGAAGCCCGACCGCATGGGCGCCGTCGTCGCCGTCGACGTGCGCTCGGGCGACGTGCTCGCGATCGCGTCCGCGCCGAGCTACGACCCGAACGACTTCGCGGGCGGCGTCGACTCGGCGACGTGGAAGCGGCTCACGACCGACCGCTGGCGCCCGCTGCAGAATCGCGCCGTCTCGGGGCAGTACGCGCCGGGCTCGACGTACAAGGCGATCGTCGCGGCGGCCGCGCTCCAGAACGGGACGATCGCGCCGGGCCGCACCGAGTACTGCA
This genomic interval from Myxococcota bacterium contains the following:
- a CDS encoding rod shape-determining protein, producing MILDTVLGWFSSDLAIDLGTANTLVYVKGRGIVVSEPSVVAVEKEGRGPGKVKAVGKQAKEMLGRTPANIVAIRPMKDGVIADFEVTAAMIEYFIKRVHDRTRMVRPRIVVAVPSGITEVEKRAVRESAMLAGAREVYLIEEPMAAAIGAGLPVTEPSGNMIIDIGGGTTEVAVISLSGIVYSNSTRVGGDKMDDAIIQYVKRTHNLLIGERTAELIKMEIGTAYPTGEPQSMEVKGRDIVAGVPKTLEIKSEEVLDALAEPISAIVESVKAALERTPPELSADIVDKGIVLTGGGSLLRNLDILLRETTGLPVMLAEDPLTAVATGTGRCLDELRLLKEVTIRSQ
- the mreC gene encoding rod shape-determining protein MreC, coding for MPDLWRRLGAPIAFGALALLAVLTMVSDRRAIRDDARDLPWWQAIVLEITVPVQKVLLAPVDTAKGAWARYVDLVGVRDENGELRGRIAELEEANLQFREALVASGNLQRIASMRDEFEAPLLPSEIVGLDVSPWFRSVLLDRGGEHGVRSGNPVITDQGVVGLVTATSKRASKTMLLLDRQSAIDGIVQRSRARGIVRGRGTGELEFEFVVRGSDVREGDVVITSGMGGVYPKGLRIGVVRSVSDAGGRLLQTAVLVPSVDFGRLEQVFVVLRRSATMDLLFGALGDADPEPVDAAAASREVEREMAQAVAEPPAP
- the mreD gene encoding rod shape-determining protein MreD is translated as MRRVAVLLAAGLLALIVQSAAVLVVPYPFCPDLGLLVVVALGLHWAPLPSGFAMAAALGYATDVLSSSLLGQHALLRLLTFAAARVTGRQIHLRGALPLAVFAAGLTVAYAAALQAVLAFFTSSSPEVGAVGRTLVHAVVNALFAPPVAALVEWLAAWSGDDDPSRRTVRLEARGAR
- the mrdA gene encoding penicillin-binding protein 2, with product MIGSAGHDGRLGGGDEAFLARRVIVLGLGMALVFSVFAMRLFQLQVIEGADLRYRSERNSVRLVRLEAPRGEIVDREGRAIVASRTAFDIAVIPNELRDRERTLRAVSSLVAQQEPELEKLVAARRGRERFQPIVLDDDVSEAQRARVETHRFAMPGVIVEEHPRRHYLEGARAAHVLGQIGEIGADQLRDEAFSDYRAGDVVGQAGLEARLDRHLRGRPGGRNVVVDVQGREVERLDEVLPEKGGRVVLTLDLDLQRAAEEAFRSDDPAKPDRMGAVVAVDVRSGDVLAIASAPSYDPNDFAGGVDSATWKRLTTDRWRPLQNRAVSGQYAPGSTYKAIVAAAALQNGTIAPGRTEYCTGAYRLGRRTYRCWKRGGHGEVDLERALEQSCDVFFYAVGVELGIDRLAEVARSFGLGRRTGIAIAGESAGIVPDQKWKLEARGQEWIGGETVSAAIGQGYNLLTPLQLALAYAAIANGGDLYAPRLIDRLETWDGRLVEEPEHPAPQRVAVSPEHLARVRAGLTRVVEAPRGTGARARVPGMKVAGKTGTTQVVSLAVVEQYENDEDVPIEYRDHAWFAAFAPADAPEIAVAVLAEHGGSGGGVAAPIAQKVLAAYYAKRFAPAATPDAPVPAPAPAATAARAAGTAPAADDVRAARADAPRPRAG